The following coding sequences are from one Paenibacillus sp. JDR-2 window:
- a CDS encoding cell wall hydrolase produces the protein MKRKLGTLVLSMLIASILCLPLEASAASLKVGSKGTEVKDLQERLYMLDYYKGNITSYFSASTKSAVAAFQKGAGLKPDGVAGSITLHALHKVTVDRSDLSRMARVVNAEAGGESYKGKIAVAAVILNRAKTNGFPSTIRGVIFAPSAFSVVSNGQFWKMPTVSALDAAKDAAKRIDPTHGALYFYNPKITNSQWMKSRPVTVKIGNHVFTK, from the coding sequence ATGAAACGAAAGCTTGGTACACTCGTCTTATCGATGCTGATAGCATCTATCCTCTGCCTGCCTTTGGAGGCGTCAGCTGCATCGTTAAAAGTAGGCAGCAAAGGGACAGAGGTTAAGGATTTGCAAGAAAGACTTTATATGTTGGATTACTATAAAGGGAATATTACGAGTTATTTTAGCGCTTCAACGAAGTCTGCCGTGGCAGCTTTTCAGAAGGGCGCTGGCTTGAAGCCGGATGGTGTAGCCGGCTCCATAACGTTGCACGCCTTGCACAAAGTAACCGTAGATCGTTCTGACTTGTCCCGCATGGCGAGAGTTGTTAACGCGGAGGCTGGGGGAGAGAGCTACAAAGGGAAGATTGCCGTAGCGGCTGTTATTTTGAACCGCGCAAAAACAAACGGCTTTCCGAGTACTATCCGAGGGGTTATTTTTGCGCCAAGCGCGTTTAGCGTAGTTAGCAACGGGCAGTTCTGGAAGATGCCGACGGTCAGCGCATTGGATGCTGCCAAAGATGCTGCAAAGCGGATTGATCCTACGCATGGAGCTTTGTATTTCTACAACCCGAAAATCACGAATTCCCAGTGGATGAAGTCACGCCCGGTAACCGTAAAGATAGGGAATCACGTCTTCACGAAATAA
- the queD gene encoding 6-carboxytetrahydropterin synthase QueD, which produces MIQQIYPSVQHSFQYELNKDMQFAAAHSIPSEEAGHCSRVHGHTYFANVTIAGDELDASGFLVNFAAVKKLIHNRFDHTYLNDHTDVFDNNDPNRFPTTEVVARTIYEIVQAFLDETPNKATCVQVFLRETPTSYCIFRPKKALSHG; this is translated from the coding sequence ATGATTCAGCAAATTTATCCAAGCGTCCAGCATTCCTTTCAATATGAATTAAACAAAGACATGCAGTTTGCCGCAGCGCATTCCATTCCTTCCGAGGAAGCGGGCCATTGCTCGCGCGTGCACGGGCATACGTATTTTGCAAACGTGACGATTGCCGGCGATGAGCTGGATGCGTCCGGATTCCTGGTGAATTTCGCAGCGGTGAAAAAGCTTATTCACAACCGCTTTGACCATACGTATTTGAACGATCATACAGACGTATTTGATAATAACGACCCGAACCGTTTTCCAACCACTGAGGTTGTCGCCCGAACGATTTACGAGATTGTCCAAGCTTTTCTCGACGAAACGCCGAATAAGGCGACCTGTGTACAGGTCTTCTTGAGAGAGACGCCAACAAGCTACTGCATTTTCCGTCCGAAGAAGGCTCTAAGCCATGGCTGA
- a CDS encoding Nramp family divalent metal transporter, giving the protein MMETSVTQSQDEAWRTQGTQPSLPEVHRSLRIPTKGSWLKKLLAFSGPGYLVAVGYMDPGNWATDIAGGAMFGYTLLSVILISNLMAILLQALAGKLGIVTGRDLAQACRDHYSKPVVFTLWLLCELAIAACDLAEVIGSAIALNLLFGIPLIYGVIITVLDVFIVLLLQNKGFKYIERLVIVLIFTIGACFITEIFLAKPDAPALFAGLIPSHHIVTNPMMLYIAIGILGATVMPHNLYLHSSIVQTRRYEQTELGKREAIKYATWDSSIALFFALFINAAILIISAATFHKAGMTEVAEISQAYDLLTPLLGTAVGSILFGVALLASGQNSTLTGTLAGQIVMEGFLNIRMKPWLRRLVTRLIAIIPAVIVTAISGESGTAQLLILSQIILSFQLSFAVVPLIQFTSDKKKMGNFANPLWMKILAWFVATIIIVLNVFLLYKTFFG; this is encoded by the coding sequence ATGATGGAGACATCCGTTACGCAGTCGCAAGATGAAGCTTGGCGTACACAAGGTACGCAGCCATCTTTGCCAGAAGTACATCGCTCGCTCCGCATACCAACCAAAGGCTCTTGGTTGAAAAAGTTATTGGCCTTTTCCGGACCTGGCTACCTGGTAGCCGTAGGTTACATGGATCCGGGTAACTGGGCAACGGATATAGCCGGAGGCGCGATGTTTGGTTACACGCTGCTCTCGGTTATTCTGATCTCCAACCTGATGGCCATTCTGCTGCAGGCATTGGCAGGGAAATTGGGTATCGTAACGGGGAGAGACCTTGCGCAGGCCTGCCGGGATCACTACAGTAAGCCGGTTGTCTTTACGTTATGGCTGCTATGCGAGCTGGCTATCGCCGCCTGTGATTTGGCCGAGGTTATCGGCTCAGCAATTGCGCTAAATTTATTATTTGGCATACCGCTGATTTACGGGGTAATAATAACCGTATTAGACGTCTTTATTGTCCTGCTTTTGCAGAACAAAGGCTTTAAGTATATCGAAAGACTTGTCATTGTTCTAATTTTTACAATTGGTGCTTGCTTTATCACCGAGATTTTTCTGGCGAAACCGGATGCGCCTGCATTGTTCGCTGGATTAATTCCAAGCCATCATATTGTCACTAACCCCATGATGCTGTATATTGCTATCGGTATCCTTGGCGCTACCGTCATGCCGCATAACTTGTATCTGCATTCGTCTATCGTGCAAACCAGACGTTACGAGCAGACGGAGCTTGGCAAACGGGAAGCCATTAAATACGCGACATGGGATTCGTCGATCGCCTTATTCTTTGCCTTATTTATTAACGCAGCCATTCTGATTATTTCTGCGGCTACCTTCCACAAAGCAGGTATGACCGAGGTTGCCGAGATCAGCCAGGCGTATGACCTGTTGACTCCACTTCTTGGTACAGCTGTTGGTTCCATTCTATTTGGGGTAGCGCTCCTGGCTTCCGGCCAAAACTCAACGCTAACGGGTACGCTAGCCGGTCAGATCGTCATGGAAGGCTTCTTGAACATCCGGATGAAGCCTTGGCTGCGCCGCCTTGTGACACGGCTTATTGCAATCATTCCGGCCGTAATTGTTACCGCGATATCCGGTGAAAGCGGTACGGCGCAGCTCTTGATTCTAAGTCAGATAATTCTGTCGTTCCAATTGTCCTTTGCCGTCGTTCCGCTCATTCAGTTCACCAGCGACAAGAAGAAAATGGGTAATTTCGCTAATCCGCTATGGATGAAAATACTCGCTTGGTTTGTAGCTACTATTATTATCGTCCTTAACGTCTTCCTGCTCTACAAAACCTTCTTTGGTTAA
- the queF gene encoding preQ(1) synthase, with product MSGRNEEELQGISLLGNQGTRYPMEYSPAVLEAFDNKHPYRDYFVKFNCPEFTSLCPMTGQPDFATIYISYIPDVKMVESKSLKLYLFSFRNHGDFHEDCMNIIMNDLIELMQPRYIEVWGKFTPRGGISIDPYCNYGKPGTKYEQMAEQRLFNHDMYPEKVDNR from the coding sequence ATGTCTGGAAGAAACGAAGAGGAATTGCAAGGAATCAGCCTGCTCGGCAATCAAGGTACGCGTTATCCGATGGAATATTCGCCTGCAGTGCTGGAGGCTTTTGATAATAAACATCCTTACCGGGATTATTTCGTAAAGTTTAACTGTCCGGAATTTACAAGCTTATGTCCGATGACGGGTCAACCGGATTTCGCGACGATTTATATTTCCTATATTCCCGATGTAAAAATGGTGGAGAGCAAGTCGCTCAAGCTGTATCTGTTCAGCTTCCGCAATCATGGCGATTTCCATGAGGACTGCATGAACATCATTATGAACGACCTGATCGAGCTGATGCAGCCTCGTTATATCGAAGTATGGGGCAAGTTCACGCCGCGCGGCGGCATTTCGATCGATCCGTATTGCAACTATGGCAAACCGGGTACCAAATATGAGCAAATGGCCGAGCAGCGGTTGTTTAATCATGATATGTATCCGGAGAAGGTGGATAATCGATAA
- the sigK gene encoding RNA polymerase sporulation sigma factor SigK has protein sequence MGLFAAIALFIKQLSLLVSYVKNNAFPQPLHEEEEMKHLQLMAEGNAHSRNLLIEHNLRLVAHIVKKFDNTGEDLEDLISIGTIGLIKAIESFQTGKGTKLATFAARCIENEILMHLRSLKKTRKDVSLHDPIGTDKEGNEITLIDILGTEADDVVDRVQLKIEKSKIYRNLDILDEREQEVIRGRFGLDHGGDERTQREIAKELGISRSYVSRIEKRALMKLYHEFYKAKK, from the coding sequence ATGGGGTTGTTTGCAGCTATAGCGCTATTCATTAAGCAGTTATCACTGCTTGTATCTTATGTGAAAAATAATGCTTTCCCGCAGCCACTGCATGAAGAGGAAGAAATGAAGCATTTGCAATTGATGGCAGAGGGTAATGCTCATTCGCGCAACTTACTTATTGAACATAACCTTCGCTTGGTAGCCCATATAGTAAAAAAATTCGACAACACGGGCGAGGACCTCGAAGATCTGATTTCGATCGGAACGATCGGATTGATTAAAGCGATCGAAAGCTTTCAAACAGGTAAGGGGACGAAGCTCGCCACGTTCGCAGCTCGTTGTATTGAGAATGAAATACTTATGCATTTAAGGTCACTGAAGAAGACGCGCAAGGACGTATCCTTGCATGACCCGATTGGCACGGACAAAGAGGGGAACGAAATTACGCTGATCGATATCCTCGGCACGGAAGCCGATGATGTCGTGGACCGGGTGCAGCTGAAGATTGAGAAAAGCAAAATCTACCGTAATCTTGATATTCTCGACGAGCGGGAGCAGGAAGTGATCCGCGGCCGGTTCGGCCTGGATCATGGGGGAGATGAGCGGACTCAGCGGGAGATCGCGAAAGAGCTAGGGATTAGCCGGAGCTATGTGTCAAGGATTGAGAAGAGAGCGCTGATGAAGCTGTATCATGAGTTTTATAAGGCGAAGAAGTGA
- the queE gene encoding 7-carboxy-7-deazaguanine synthase QueE produces the protein MADKRIPVMEIFGPTVQGEGMVIGQKTMFVRTAGCDYSCSWCDSAFTWDGTGKDDTRMLTASEIVGELRELGGNTFSHVTLSGGNPALLKNADELVDALHRDGVRVAVETQGSRWQDWLLAIDELTLSPKPPSSGMTTNWEVLDEIVARLAGGSNPFSLKVVVFDEQDLAYAAKVHNRYPGVTFFVQTGNDDLIEGDNGKLAAKLIERYEWLIDQVMKREDMTNVRVLPQLHALVWGNKRGV, from the coding sequence ATGGCTGATAAACGAATTCCGGTCATGGAAATATTCGGGCCAACCGTGCAGGGCGAAGGAATGGTTATCGGGCAAAAGACGATGTTCGTCCGTACGGCAGGCTGTGATTACTCCTGCTCGTGGTGCGATTCCGCATTTACCTGGGACGGAACGGGGAAAGACGATACCCGCATGCTGACAGCAAGCGAGATTGTAGGCGAGCTTCGGGAGCTTGGGGGGAATACCTTCTCCCATGTGACCTTGTCGGGCGGCAATCCGGCTTTGCTGAAAAATGCGGATGAGCTGGTGGACGCCCTTCATCGCGACGGCGTTCGTGTTGCGGTGGAGACGCAAGGCAGCCGCTGGCAGGATTGGCTTCTTGCTATTGATGAGCTGACTTTGTCGCCGAAGCCGCCAAGCTCCGGCATGACGACGAACTGGGAAGTGCTTGACGAGATCGTTGCGAGGCTTGCAGGCGGCAGTAACCCGTTCAGCTTGAAGGTTGTTGTATTTGATGAACAGGATTTGGCTTATGCAGCCAAGGTTCATAACCGTTACCCGGGTGTGACGTTCTTTGTGCAGACGGGCAATGACGATCTGATTGAGGGAGATAACGGAAAGCTGGCTGCCAAGCTGATTGAACGTTATGAATGGCTTATCGATCAAGTAATGAAACGCGAAGATATGACGAACGTAAGAGTACTGCCGCAGCTTCATGCCCTGGTGTGGGGCAACAAACGCGGCGTGTAA
- a CDS encoding UvrD-helicase domain-containing protein, which yields MKESYVLHPALLAANQAMEKVSICIRDKKSFVLEAGAGAGKTHTLIHTLKQVVEVDGEIFVRNKQKIACITYTNVAREEIESRTDHHPAIFTATIHAFCWSLIKDYQTRLRNHLYLLEKWPQRLEEIDNIASYIISYDLGIPKVKDKQIMLGHNDVISLTILMLDDLKFRKIFINRYPILFIDEYQDTDKHFVEALTTHFLDNENRLLLGLFGDPWQKIYPSGCGKVEHQNLEEIGKRANFRSSTKIVESLNRIRPELTQEVCDTENHGEVSIFHSNAWVGNRRTDGHWKDDLPSEIAQYYLERTKNELIKAGWDFSPEKTKILMLTHNLLAQEQGYRNLAEVFPRNELFIKKEDPYIAFFVEILEPFCIAYENRKFGEMSKLLGGNIPLIRSHKDKEKRAMQMKELLSIRSRGSVGMVIDHLLKVSYPPLTENVQSLEELFKSTEELTGSQNELMERIKKLKEISYQEVVALAQFIEDKTPFATKHGVKGAEFENVLVVLGRGWNLYNYSQMLEYAVIGPPPDKRDNFERNRNLFYVACSRPKVRLALLFTQKLSDVALNTLEAWFGSETIVSLQ from the coding sequence ATGAAAGAAAGTTATGTGCTTCACCCTGCCTTACTGGCAGCTAATCAAGCTATGGAAAAAGTAAGTATCTGTATCCGCGATAAAAAAAGCTTTGTATTAGAAGCTGGTGCCGGTGCAGGAAAAACTCATACTTTAATACATACGTTGAAACAAGTTGTTGAAGTAGATGGTGAGATTTTTGTAAGAAATAAACAAAAAATTGCGTGTATTACTTATACGAATGTTGCTAGAGAAGAGATTGAATCAAGGACAGATCATCATCCAGCTATTTTTACTGCAACGATTCATGCGTTTTGTTGGTCATTAATTAAAGATTATCAGACTCGTCTGCGTAATCATCTATATCTATTGGAAAAATGGCCTCAGAGATTAGAAGAAATCGATAATATTGCTTCGTATATAATCTCTTATGATTTGGGCATCCCAAAAGTCAAAGATAAACAAATCATGCTAGGCCATAATGATGTTATTTCGCTTACAATTCTCATGTTAGATGATTTAAAATTCCGAAAAATATTTATCAATCGCTATCCAATATTATTCATTGATGAATATCAAGATACTGATAAACATTTTGTAGAAGCTTTAACTACCCATTTTTTAGATAATGAAAATAGACTTCTCTTGGGTTTATTTGGGGATCCTTGGCAAAAAATCTACCCATCAGGTTGCGGTAAGGTTGAGCATCAAAACTTAGAAGAGATTGGGAAAAGAGCGAATTTTCGTTCAAGTACCAAGATAGTAGAGTCTTTAAATAGGATTAGACCGGAATTAACACAGGAGGTTTGTGACACTGAAAACCATGGTGAAGTGAGCATTTTTCATTCAAATGCTTGGGTTGGTAACCGAAGAACAGATGGTCATTGGAAAGATGATCTTCCTTCTGAGATAGCACAATATTATCTTGAGAGAACTAAGAATGAACTAATTAAGGCTGGTTGGGACTTTTCACCTGAGAAAACAAAAATACTTATGTTGACACATAATTTGCTTGCACAAGAGCAAGGATATCGTAATTTGGCGGAAGTTTTTCCACGTAATGAGTTATTTATTAAGAAAGAAGATCCGTATATTGCTTTCTTTGTTGAAATTTTAGAGCCGTTTTGTATTGCCTACGAAAATCGTAAATTTGGTGAAATGTCAAAACTCTTAGGTGGAAACATTCCATTAATTCGCTCACACAAGGACAAAGAAAAAAGGGCTATGCAAATGAAGGAATTACTATCGATACGCTCTCGAGGATCTGTTGGGATGGTAATTGATCATCTATTAAAAGTAAGCTACCCTCCATTAACAGAAAATGTTCAATCACTCGAAGAACTATTCAAATCCACAGAAGAATTGACCGGAAGCCAAAACGAATTGATGGAAAGAATAAAAAAACTGAAAGAAATATCCTACCAAGAAGTTGTAGCTTTGGCACAGTTTATTGAGGATAAAACACCATTCGCTACAAAACATGGAGTAAAAGGTGCAGAATTTGAGAATGTGTTAGTAGTGCTAGGAAGAGGTTGGAACTTATATAATTACTCCCAAATGCTCGAATATGCTGTTATAGGGCCTCCTCCAGATAAAAGAGATAACTTCGAAAGAAATAGAAATCTGTTTTACGTTGCTTGTTCTAGACCAAAAGTGAGGTTAGCGTTACTGTTTACGCAGAAGCTATCAGACGTAGCTCTTAATACACTCGAAGCATGGTTTGGAAGCGAAACTATAGTATCATTGCAATAA
- a CDS encoding ATP-dependent nuclease, with protein sequence MRIEKVKIKNFRLLHDAEITLDEKTTVIVGRNNSGKTSFTEVFRRLLSDTTAKFKLEDFSIPVHEDFWRAFLLMKEGQEDQQIREVLPYIQVTLSLKYDIETDNFGPMGEFVIDLDPDSTHCVTLLRYQLSDGKISSLYGDIEYTGEPDKTEIEKMNFYRVIKERVPLLYSTSVYAIDPQDSSNQKKLDLTLFRELLQTGFIQAQRGLDDTTYKDRDILGGIVERMLDIAKSDNSKSADNTTVSLLESAVKEIQLKIDSDFNQHVNKLLPALSLFGYPGLSTLPLLTETTLDVKRLLENHTKVNYPGINGVNLPEAYNGLGSRNLIYILFHLFEFFKMYKARKTAANFHLIFIEEPEAHLHPQMQEVFIRKLTEIADEFSRQFNSGQPWPVQFVITTHSTHIANEASFDSIRYFLNKEMNTHVKDLNLGFNNDSQNGDKEFLHKYLTLTKCDLFFADKAILIEGPTERILMPKMIEKVENESSHVRQLSSKYLSIIEVGGAYAHHFIYMLNFLEIRTLIITDIDSVESTNQSRRKKCLVSQGTFTSNACIKYWFNNNDISPIALLSKNETEKTKGLVRIAYQVPDEIEHGMIEINKMLKETAASVESIAKKGKDKMAPEKIVYGPTGRSFEDAFMLANTPQFDIEGNTIFELESSAWEKASNVNKTNFALKYALEDTTWNVPIYIKQGLVWLSDK encoded by the coding sequence ATGCGTATTGAAAAGGTGAAAATTAAGAATTTTAGATTGCTACATGATGCTGAGATTACACTGGATGAGAAAACAACGGTTATTGTAGGTCGAAATAACTCAGGTAAAACCTCATTTACTGAGGTGTTTAGGAGACTATTATCCGATACGACCGCAAAATTTAAACTTGAAGATTTTTCAATTCCAGTTCACGAAGATTTTTGGAGAGCTTTCTTACTTATGAAAGAAGGACAAGAAGACCAACAAATTCGTGAAGTACTTCCTTACATACAAGTTACCCTTTCGCTTAAGTATGATATTGAAACTGATAACTTCGGACCAATGGGTGAATTTGTGATCGACTTAGATCCAGACTCGACTCATTGTGTCACATTGCTAAGATACCAGCTGTCAGATGGGAAAATCTCCTCATTATATGGTGACATAGAATACACTGGAGAACCTGATAAAACAGAAATAGAGAAAATGAATTTTTATAGAGTTATTAAAGAAAGAGTTCCACTGTTATATTCGACATCTGTGTATGCAATTGACCCTCAAGACAGTTCAAATCAAAAAAAGTTGGATTTAACTCTATTTAGGGAATTGTTGCAAACAGGATTTATACAAGCTCAAAGGGGCCTAGATGATACGACTTATAAAGATAGAGACATACTAGGAGGAATTGTAGAACGCATGTTAGATATAGCTAAGTCGGATAACTCAAAATCAGCAGATAATACGACAGTATCACTATTGGAAAGCGCCGTAAAAGAGATCCAATTGAAAATTGATTCTGATTTTAATCAGCACGTGAACAAGCTACTTCCGGCACTTTCGTTATTTGGATATCCAGGACTTAGTACTTTGCCGTTGCTTACCGAAACAACACTTGACGTAAAGAGATTATTGGAGAACCACACTAAGGTGAATTATCCAGGAATAAATGGAGTGAATTTACCTGAAGCCTATAATGGATTGGGGTCCAGAAATCTCATATATATCCTATTCCATTTATTTGAATTCTTCAAAATGTATAAAGCAAGAAAAACTGCTGCGAACTTTCATCTCATCTTTATTGAAGAACCGGAAGCCCATTTGCATCCACAAATGCAGGAGGTATTTATTAGGAAGCTCACAGAAATTGCTGATGAATTCTCACGACAGTTTAATAGTGGCCAGCCTTGGCCGGTTCAATTTGTTATAACAACACATTCTACGCATATTGCTAATGAAGCATCCTTTGATTCAATTCGGTACTTCCTGAATAAGGAGATGAATACACATGTCAAGGATCTTAATTTAGGCTTTAATAACGATTCTCAAAATGGAGATAAGGAGTTTTTACATAAGTACTTAACCTTAACAAAATGTGATCTTTTCTTTGCAGACAAGGCTATTTTAATCGAAGGTCCAACGGAAAGAATTTTGATGCCTAAAATGATTGAGAAAGTTGAAAATGAATCTTCTCATGTGAGACAACTGTCAAGCAAATACTTATCCATTATTGAGGTAGGAGGAGCGTATGCTCATCATTTTATATATATGCTCAATTTTTTGGAAATACGTACATTAATTATTACAGACATAGATTCAGTAGAATCAACAAATCAATCTAGGAGGAAGAAATGCCTCGTTTCACAAGGTACATTTACAAGTAATGCGTGCATAAAATACTGGTTTAACAATAATGATATCTCTCCTATCGCTCTTTTGAGTAAAAATGAGACAGAGAAAACAAAAGGATTAGTTCGTATTGCATATCAGGTGCCAGATGAGATTGAACATGGCATGATAGAAATTAATAAAATGTTGAAAGAAACCGCTGCCTCAGTAGAATCTATTGCAAAGAAAGGCAAAGATAAGATGGCACCGGAAAAGATTGTTTATGGTCCGACTGGGAGAAGCTTTGAAGATGCTTTTATGTTGGCAAACACACCTCAATTTGATATTGAGGGAAATACCATCTTTGAACTAGAAAGTTCAGCTTGGGAAAAAGCTTCTAATGTTAATAAAACTAACTTTGCTCTTAAATATGCACTTGAGGATACTACTTGGAATGTCCCTATATATATAAAACAAGGCTTAGTATGGCTATCAGATAAATAG
- a CDS encoding DUF6516 family protein, with protein sequence MKSKLELDQKKFLPADIDSILDNFGHLLTTYTNLSDRDSIFGQYKRSTKRLEVLFPLIEHKIHGKTGLHVIEIYDEAGYVKNYSYSWKIIVPKLGVQLNHISSWGNDAHNDPNTPNKFRVESEPHHHHHIPGNRSERTENWDVHTLHDAFHFIQHYLESGKKYKP encoded by the coding sequence TTGAAAAGCAAACTAGAACTCGACCAAAAAAAATTTTTACCAGCAGATATTGATTCAATCTTGGATAATTTCGGTCATCTTCTAACCACTTATACAAACCTGTCAGATCGTGATTCTATCTTTGGACAATACAAGAGAAGTACTAAAAGATTAGAAGTTTTATTCCCTCTTATAGAACATAAAATACATGGTAAAACAGGTTTACACGTTATAGAGATATATGATGAGGCAGGCTATGTTAAAAACTATTCATATTCATGGAAAATTATAGTTCCCAAATTAGGAGTTCAATTAAACCATATTTCCTCATGGGGAAATGATGCACATAACGATCCTAATACCCCTAACAAGTTCCGAGTTGAATCTGAACCTCATCATCATCATCATATTCCTGGTAACAGAAGTGAACGTACAGAAAATTGGGATGTTCATACATTGCATGATGCATTTCATTTTATACAACATTACCTAGAATCTGGAAAAAAATATAAGCCATAA
- a CDS encoding S-4TM family putative pore-forming effector, whose product MREEKPTIYICFKYFYNKAKLSYYINLVISLLIPVVSLLAKVSQFNISEVILSISSVWIIVAMLLNNREQNYRLKAATLQEKYDNNVFGLMENKTLILKMISPEEINFISENQKENEEAVYYSNLSSGDNITNILISQRQNVLSDRILRKMYLNTFKVLLTIVLLLCISFGMLLGQSLTEFLIGMLLPTISLISLITQHIKKLSDEIKKNEQVGQLIEIDFQNYCSSKTDHTVLNMEKYMSQCREYQKTYSQKDLMVH is encoded by the coding sequence ATTAGAGAAGAAAAACCAACAATATATATCTGTTTCAAATACTTTTATAATAAAGCCAAACTTTCTTACTACATTAATTTAGTAATAAGTTTATTGATACCTGTAGTTTCGTTGCTGGCAAAGGTATCCCAATTTAATATTAGTGAGGTTATTTTATCAATTAGTTCAGTATGGATTATCGTGGCAATGTTACTAAATAACAGAGAACAGAATTATCGATTGAAAGCCGCAACACTACAAGAAAAATATGATAATAACGTCTTTGGATTAATGGAGAATAAAACTTTAATACTTAAAATGATTTCTCCTGAAGAAATAAACTTTATTTCAGAAAATCAAAAGGAAAACGAGGAAGCGGTTTATTATTCAAATCTAAGTTCTGGTGACAATATAACTAACATTTTAATCTCCCAGAGACAAAATGTTCTCTCGGACAGAATTTTAAGAAAAATGTATCTTAATACGTTTAAAGTCTTATTAACTATAGTATTGTTACTATGTATTAGTTTTGGAATGTTGTTAGGGCAGTCTTTAACGGAATTTCTAATCGGCATGCTTTTACCAACGATCTCACTCATATCACTTATAACACAGCACATAAAAAAACTATCCGATGAGATTAAGAAAAATGAGCAAGTTGGACAGTTAATCGAAATAGACTTTCAAAATTATTGTAGCTCTAAAACTGATCATACTGTACTTAATATGGAGAAATACATGTCACAATGTAGAGAATATCAAAAAACATATTCACAAAAAGACTTAATGGTTCATTAG
- a CDS encoding copper amine oxidase N-terminal domain-containing protein, with product MFKKIALLLMICMLAFQLPTLASAQSYSQIWVDGQKLSLSQAPVVVNSTTFIPVATVLKKMGLTVELESGDTIKASKKGIVMKMKTGSKIANVNGITVILDEPIKAINGTTMAPLRFITDSLGATVSITGSTISISTANKATMYTFGDLPILISGDYARNLDNKSYLDLKIVDFFYNPASGEIQDIDYLSYVIGFEAKSTKKYNTNNMEVGNTTYLNNYVYIGSVVKSLEDYDNNVLMNNNYSKVRSYYYSQSYLSKVTPIINANKGSAETDLKNELKANNNVPLKVTTATISYDVLGYPEVNLTVKNLTTKTVIAYEMNLRLYDDFDRSVNWAGSNLFKGISQGNYIKSGQSQTDTWDLYLYDLTTQAKHIKITAVKFSDGSSWKA from the coding sequence ATGTTTAAGAAAATCGCACTCTTACTGATGATTTGTATGCTGGCTTTCCAACTCCCTACCCTGGCATCCGCTCAATCTTACTCTCAAATCTGGGTTGACGGACAGAAATTATCCTTATCGCAAGCACCGGTTGTTGTAAATAGTACAACCTTCATCCCGGTCGCGACCGTATTAAAAAAGATGGGTTTAACCGTTGAATTGGAATCCGGAGATACCATTAAGGCAAGTAAAAAAGGCATTGTCATGAAAATGAAGACAGGAAGCAAAATTGCAAACGTCAATGGGATTACCGTCATCTTGGATGAACCCATTAAGGCTATTAACGGAACAACGATGGCACCATTGCGCTTCATCACGGACAGTCTAGGGGCAACCGTTTCAATTACGGGGAGTACGATATCCATATCAACCGCCAATAAAGCAACGATGTACACTTTCGGTGATTTGCCGATTCTCATTTCCGGCGATTACGCCCGCAACTTAGATAATAAGAGCTATCTTGATTTAAAGATCGTCGATTTCTTCTACAACCCGGCGTCCGGTGAAATTCAAGATATTGATTACTTGTCCTATGTCATTGGATTCGAGGCTAAGAGCACAAAGAAATACAATACCAACAATATGGAAGTCGGAAATACGACGTACCTGAACAACTATGTGTACATCGGCAGCGTTGTGAAAAGTCTTGAGGATTATGATAATAACGTCCTAATGAACAACAATTACAGCAAAGTAAGGTCGTATTACTATTCCCAGAGTTATTTGTCCAAGGTGACTCCAATCATTAATGCAAACAAAGGTTCAGCAGAAACGGATTTAAAAAACGAACTGAAGGCAAATAACAATGTCCCGCTTAAGGTAACGACTGCAACGATTTCCTACGACGTTCTTGGCTACCCCGAGGTTAATCTAACCGTTAAAAATCTCACAACAAAGACAGTAATAGCCTATGAGATGAACCTGCGGCTATACGATGATTTTGACAGGTCCGTCAATTGGGCCGGCAGCAATCTATTCAAGGGTATTTCGCAAGGGAATTACATCAAATCAGGCCAGTCGCAAACAGACACCTGGGATCTCTACCTGTACGACTTAACCACGCAGGCGAAGCATATAAAAATCACGGCAGTGAAGTTTTCAGATGGAAGCTCATGGAAGGCCTGA